A single region of the Metarhizium brunneum chromosome 6, complete sequence genome encodes:
- the prlS gene encoding Hybrid PKS-NRPS synthetase prlS, whose amino-acid sequence MKALLPESIAVFADFGVTGESSRVSQQIRRHLNATGRRETIQTIFGGLARKLTEKTKEKFQIMLEDSVASAVCGLVPTIQVTNAANVIGLANIDIIKGHLAYQYIVDWTIGDRVPALVEPIDTHPLFSSDETYWLVGPAGSLGLSLCEWMMRKGARHIAISSRNPKVDDIIYMQELQTTYEEIRSNMPPIAGWYFMIFSCQR is encoded by the exons ATGAAAGCTTTACTACCTGAGTCAATCGCCGTTTTCGCAGATTTTGGAGTCACCGGGGAGAGTAGTCGTGTTTCGCAGCAGATTCGCCGTCATCTGAATGCTACAGGCAGACGAGAAACCATCCAAACCATCTTTGGCGGACTCGCAAGGAAACTCACAGAAAAGACGAAAGAAAAATTTCAAATTATGCTGGAGGATTCCGTTGCCAGTGCCGTGTGTGGCCTTGTACCAACCATTCAGGTGACAAACGCGGCAAATGTCATCGGGCTCGCAAATATCGATATCATCAAAGGCCATCTTGCGTACCAATACATTGTCGACTGGACAATAGGGGACCGAGTGCCTGCTTTGGTGGAGCCAATTGATACTCATCCGTTATTCTCTTCCGACGAGACATACTGGCTCGTTGGCCCGGCCGGATCCTTGGGTCTTTCGCTCTGCGAATGGATGATGCGCAAGGGTGCCCGTCACATTGCTATCTCTAGTCGAAACCCCAAAGTTGA TGATATCATTTATATGCAGGAATTACAAACAACATACGAAGAGATACGTTCCAACATGCCTCCTATTGCAGGA TGGTATTTCATGATATTCAGTTGTCAGCGATGA
- the abr2_1 gene encoding Laccase abr2 yields the protein MSLKIEMNYSRFAFLSVVLLLYQSSLSFAASRSYNFTIHSETRAPDGVSRQVYLINGQQPGPLIDVDEGDSLEIFVQNNLPVDTTIHWHGILQRASPQMDGVPGVTQVGHYFYLPTWNLVDHWQYPIPAGGNFTYRFNLQDEYGFFWYHSHLRAYYNDAIRGPLLVRPSPSRGRPFEQLASTEGEKTLLMNAERDAPSILLNDWTHEPSDVIWSRYFTTGAFPNCVDSILANGNGRVQCLPEFQNGMMPKANQTSLLTSSMAMIMSGMNKRMNMDGSSMDMGTTTMVMEGPTRTTVPDTATTASTTMMMASLGPRGCAMPMMFNPGYNASSLPPETCTNTTSSLLNISANSTTGWLALNLVNSGAVSALRVSLDGHSMFVYAADGSFVQLHEVKVLHMALGERYSVMIRLNQMPGNYYLRFATYPVGDMQQVMEGQAIISYNISQTTSNISTDVMEDSSIVWMLKNGSAKSEASLLNPSKLAPFESNSPPSKAADRTQLFAINQTGVTAWVMNKAPFTEPRVPILYGAQSEGWLANTTIRMPSNSVIDIVMNVANESLDTMGHPMHLHGHKFWVLGTGTGTFPYATAQEAPKSLINLQNPPYRDTVELPSSGWAVIRYITDNPGAWLMHCHLQWHIVSGMAVVLIEGEEKLPGLLGSKAPPTKSTAVSFRSGYKHIAWATVAMFLLF from the exons ATGTCGCTGAAAATCGAAATGAATTATTCTCGCTTCGCGTTCCTCTCCGTGGTATTACTGCTCTATCAGTCGTCGCTGTCGTTTGCAGCATCGCGGAGTTACAATTTCACGATTCACAGCGAAACAAGAGCTCCAG atggcgtctCCCGCCAAGTCTATCTCATCAATGGACAACAACCTGGACCTCTTATCGACGTTGATGAGGGAGATAGTTTGGAAATCTTTGTCCAGAACAACCTCCCCGTAGACACGACGATCCACTGGCATG GAATTCTGCAGCGAGCATCTCCTCAAATGGACGGTGTGCCGGGTGTAACGCAGGTAGGGCATTATTTCTACCTCCCAACGTGGAACTTGGTTGACCACTGGCAGTACCCTATACCCGCGGGAGGGAACTTTACTTATCGATTCAATCTCCAAGACGAATACGGGTTTTTTTGGTATCATTCGCATCTCCGCGCGTACTACAACGATGCAATCAGAGGGCCGTTGCTCGTCCGCCCTTCGCCTTCGCGAGGACGACCATTCGAGCAGCTTGCGAGCACAGAAGGCGAAAAGACGTTGCTCATGAACGCTGAGCGAGATGCTCCTTCCATTCTCCTCAATGACTGGACCCACGAACCCTCAGATGTGATTTGGTCGAGATACTTCACAACTGGGGCATTCCCAAACTGCGTGGATAGCATTCTTGCAAACGGTAATGGCAGAGTGCAGTGTCTCCCCGAATTCCAGAACGGCATGATGCCAAAAGCCAATCAGACGTCCCTATTAACGAGCTCCATGGCGATGATCATGTCAGGAATGAACAAACGAATGAACATGGATGGCTCTAGCATGGACATGGGAACCACAACCATGGTCATGGAAGGTCCAACGCGAACAACGGTCCCAGATACGGCCACAACTGCTAGCACTACaatgatgatggcgtcgcTTGGTCCTCGCGGATGCGCAATGCCAATGATGTTCAACCCTGGTTATAATGCCAGTTCCCTTCCACCAGAAACTTGCACCAATACAACTTCAAGCTTGTTAAACATATCTGCAAACAGTACGACAGGTTGGCTTGCGCTGAACTTGGTCAATTCCGGCGCAGTGAGCGCGTTGCGGGTATCTCTGGATGGGCATTCCATGTTCGTTTACGCCGCTGACGGTTCATTTGTTCAGCTCCATGAAGTAAAG GTACTACACATGGCTCTTGGTGAGCGGTACTCGGTGATGATTAGACTTAATCAGATGCCAGGGAACTATTACCTTAGGTTCGCGACGTATCCCGTGGGAGACATGCAGCAGGTGATGGAAGGTCAGGCAATTATATCATACAAC ATATCGCAGACGACGAGCAACATATCCACGGACGTGATGGAAGATTCATCCATCGTTTGGATGCTGAAAAATGGCTCCGCCAAGTCTGAGGCTTCTCTGCTGAACCCTTCGAAGCTGGCACCTTTTGAATCCAACAGCCCTCCTTCAAAAGCAGCCGACAGAACGCAATTGTTTGCCATCAATCAAACCGGGGTAACTGCTTGGGTAATGAACAAGGCTCCTTTCACGGAGCCTAGGGTTCCCATCCTATACGGTGCCCAATCTGAGGGATGGTTGGCGAATACGACGATTCGAATGCCCTCCAACTCAGTCATTGACATAGTGATGAATGTCGCAAATGAATCTCTGGATACG ATGGGCCACCCCATGCATCTACACGGCCACAAGTTCTGGGTTCTTGGGACTGGCACGGGAACATTCCCCTATGCAACCGCTCAGGAGGCGCCAAAATCTCTTATTAACCTGCAAAACCCACCGTATCGCGACACAGTTGAACTTCCATCTTCTGGATGGGCTGTAATCAG ATACATTACTGACAACCCAGGCGCTTGGCTGATGCACTGCCATTTGCAGTGGCATATTGTC AGCGGGATGGCAGTTGTCCTGATCGAAGGAGAAGAGAAGTTACCTGGTCTACTAGGCAGCAAAGCCCCGCCGACAAAATCAACGGCTGTGAGCTTCCGCTCCGGCTATAAACATATCGCATGGGCAACGGTCGCCATGTTTCTATTGTTCTAA
- the HMA5_1 gene encoding Copper-transporting ATPase HMA5, whose translation MDGLSALSSAPSRTTFLVPSIHCPTCTAFIEDLLAGLKPKPESVEASILSHSVTVTHDASLTPRVIASTLANSGYQVVSDSVAGESALPTNTAGGDDDFPFVWLNRIAERWQRKREVAAEETRRRRHKEHCQQCRSGIDARHKDSSEKASRSGPPSPQTGINRPFVVVESASATSDVFDASITISGMSCSSCVGKITSALEEKPWVLSANVALLTQNASVRFEGQHSPDDLIRAITSLGYDASLEQVEKLPVLPTSKLPTSKLWKASLSIEGMTCSSCVGSITSSLKNLPFTKTVDVNLITSSCTIVFEDKDNILRIRAAIEELGYKAKLDDISDATKDEAQNSRRAVSIRIDGMYCQHCPARVTEAMNQFGDRIIVETPATLHSSLLTISYVPEAPGFTIRAILAAISTADAAFSATIYHPPTIEERAAQMHRRIRQRIFYRVLLSLVVAIPTFIVAIVFMTLVPSTNPSRMYLMEPLRGVTRAEWAAFIMATPVYFFAADVFHRRAIKELHSLWRPGSTVPVLRRFYRFGSMDMLMSFGTTIAYISSVVEIIIASTAPNATNMKGNATYFDSVVFLTMFLLIGRLIEAYSKAKTGEAVTTLSKLRPNEALLVLPDDGTKGASQTRSVSADVIDTGDLVRVVHGASPPWDGVLLDEVGEFDESSLTGESKVVRKAAGDALFSGTVNKGGPVTIRITSTSGESMLDQIIKVVREGQAKRAPIERLADTLTSYFVPVVTLIAISTWLIWLSLGLSGSLPKEYLDVEIGSWPFWSLQFAIAVFIIACPCGIGLAAPTALFVGGGLAAKYGILVKGGGEAFQEASKLDIVVFDKTGTLTQGGEPKVTDHQFLPRNDDSWSETTILSVLKELEENSSHPIGKAIVDFCQSRETTVARAGHIEEIAGKGMTGTFSVGTLPNQVQVLAGNEALLTDHDITLDEDTSAALDLWKGQAKSIVLVAARPTASTAKSPWNVLAIFATSDPLRPESRHVVETLRSQGVHVWMISGDNVTTARAVGAMVGISPENIIAGVLPEQKADNIKYLQKSQANVRSESSSLGRNANKQRAIVAMVGDGVNDSPALTVADVGIAIGSGSDVAVSAAEFVLVNPSLTTLLTLVSLSRTVFRRVKFNFGWALVYNLVAMPIAAGVLYPIRSNGQHIRLDPVWASLAMALSSVSVICSSLLLRSKVPVVGFTEKVWAPSHRDKETSEYRASKPLNSISVV comes from the coding sequence ATGGACGGACTATCTGCACTCTCGTCTGCACCATCTCGGACCACATTTCTCGTTCCCAGCATTCATTGTCCCACATGTACTGCCTTCATTGAAGACCTGCTGGCAGGCCTTAAACCAAAGCCCGAATCTGTGGAAGCGTCAATCTTATCGCACAGCGTTACCGTCACGCATGACGCCTCACTCACACCCCGCGTAATCGCCAGCACTCTCGCCAACTCGGGCTACCAAGTGGTTTCCGACAGTGTCGCGGGTGAATCCGCACTTCCAACTAACACCGCgggcggtgatgatgacttcCCGTTTGTATGGCTGAACCGGATTGCGGAGCGTTGGCAGCGTAAACGGGAGGTCGCCGCCGAAGAGACGAGGAGACGCCGACATAAGGAGCACTGTCAGCAATGTCGATCCGGGATAGATGCCAGACACAAGGACAGCAGTGAAAAGGCCTCACGTAGCGGGCCACCTTCTCCCCAGACTGGAATAAATCGTCCGTTTGTGGTGGTTGAATCCGCCTCCGCGACCAGTGATGTTTTCGATGCGTCGATTACCATATCTGGCATGAGCTGTAGCTCTTGTGTCGGCAAGATCACGTCGGCATTGGAGGAAAAACCCTGGGTTTTGTCTGCAAACGTTGCCCTCCTGACGCAAAATGCGTCTGTGAGATTTGAAGGACAGCATTCTCCCGACGACCTGATCAGGGCTATCACCAGTCTGGGCTATGACGCAAGCTTGGAACAGGTGGAAAAGCTGCCAGTGCTCCCAACCTCGAAATTGCCGACGTCAAAGTTATGGAAAGCGTCACTGTCCATTGAAGGCATGACCTGCAGCTCTTGTGTCGGCTCAATTACCTCGTCACTTAAGAATCTTCCTTTCACAAAGACAGTTGACGTCAACCTCATCACCAGCAGCTGCACCATTGTATTTGAGGACAAAGACAACATACTTCGCATCCGCGCCGCTATCGAGGAATTGGGTTACAAAGCTAAGCTGGACGACATATCGGATGCTACGAAAGATGAGGCTCAAAATTCGCGGAGAGCGGTGTCGATCCGTATCGACGGCATGTACTGCCAGCATTGTCCGGCACGCGTCACCGAAGCAATGAATCAATTCGGTGACCGAATAATTGTCGAGACCCCGGCTACCTTGCACAGCTCGCTACTAACCATCTCGTACGTCCCCGAGGCGCCTGGTTTTACCATTCGAGCCATCCTTGCAGCAATTTCGACCGCTGACGCGGCCTTCAGCGCTACCATATATCACCCTCCGACGATTGAGGAGCGTGCAGCACAGATGCACCGCCGTATACGGCAGCGAATATTCTATCGGGTCCTGCTTTCGTTGGTTGTTGCGATCCCTACATTTATAGTAGCCATCGTCTTTATGACCTTGGTCCCTTCAACCAACCCGAGCCGCATGTACCTCATGGAACCACTCCGTGGAGTCACCCGCGCTGAATGGGCCGCATTTATCATGGCGACACCGGTTTATTTCTTTGCTGCTGATGTTTTCCACCGCCGCGCCATCAAGGAACTACACTCCCTTTGGAGGCCTGGCAGTACGGTGCCAGTCCTGCGTCGCTTTTACCGTTTCGGAAGCATGGACATGCTGATGTCTTTTGGCACTACCATTGCCTATATTTCATCCGTCGTTGAGATCATCATCGCCTCTACCGCGCCAAACGCGACGAATATGAAAGGAAATGCGACTTACTTCGACTCTGTTGTCTTCCTGACCATGTTCTTGCTCATTGGCCGCCTCATTGAAGCGTATTCGAAAGCGAAGACGGGGGAAGCGGTGACAACACTAAGCAAACTTCGGCCAAATGAGGCTTTGCTGGTGCTGCCAGACGATGGCACAAAAGGCGCCAGCCAGACTCGGAGTGTTAGTGCCGATGTTATTGACACAGGTGATCTCGTCAGGGTCGTCCATGGCGCATCTCCGCCTTGGGACGGTGTGCTGCTTGATGAAGTGGGCGAATTCGATGAGTCAAGTCTTACCGGGGAATCAAAAGTTGTCAGAAAGGCGGCTGGTGATGCACTATTCTCTGGAACTGTGAACAAAGGAGGGCCTGTCACGATTCGTATCACTAGCACTTCTGGAGAATCCATGCTTGACCAAATCATCAAAGTGGTTCGCGAGGGACAAGCGAAACGCGCCCCTATCGAAAGGCTGGCTGACACCCTAACCAGCTATTTCGTCCCAGTCGTGACCCTAATCGCCATCTCAACCTGGTTGATCTGGCTCAGCCTTGGTCTTTCCGGCAGCCTCCCAAAAGAATATCTAGATGTTGAGATTGGCAGCTGGCCGTTTTGGTCTCTGCAGTTTGCTATTGCCGTCTTCATTATTGCGTGTCCGTGCGGCATAGGCCTCGCGGCCCCAACGGCGCTgttcgtcggcggcggcctcgcaGCCAAGTATGGCATTCTGGTGAAAGGCGGAGGCGAGGCTTTCCAGGAAGCGAGCAAACTGGACATCGTTGTCTTTGATAAGACGGGAACCCTGACGCAAGGAGGGGAGCCCAAGGTCACGGATCATCAATTTCTTCCGCGGAATGATGATTCCTGGAGCGAGACTACGATCCTGAGTGTTTTGAAAGAACTTGAAGAGAACAGCAGTCATCCCATCGGCAAAGCCATCGTCGACTTCTGCCAATCTAGGGAAACGACCGTTGCCAGAGCCGGCCACATAGAAGAGATAGCCGGAAAGGGTATGACAGGCACCTTTAGCGTTGGGACGTTGCCAAACCAGGTCCAAGTACTGGCGGGAAATGAGGCTCTCTTGACTGATCACGACATCACCCTGGATGAAGATACATCCGCGGCTCTAGATCTATGGAAGGGCCAAGCGAAGTCCATCGTCCTCGTGGCAGCAAGGCCCACAGCATCCACGGCGAAGTCTCCATGGAACGTACTTGCTATTTTTGCAACTTCAGATCCCCTGCGGCCAGAGTCCCGGCACGTGGTTGAAACTCTTCGCAGCCAAGGAGTGCATGTTTGGATGATATCTGGCGATAATGTCACCACTGCCCGAGCCGTTGGGGCCATGGTGGGCATTAGTCCAGAGAATATTATTGCTGGAGTGTTGCCGGAGCAAAAGGCTGACAATATCAAATACCTTCAAAAGAGCCAGGCAAATGTTAGGTCGGAGTCTTCCAGCCTAGGACGGAACGCCAACAAGCAAAGAGCCATCGTTGCTATGGTAGGCGACGGTGTTAACGATTCGCCAGCCTTGACTGTGGCGGACGTCGGAATTGCGATAGGGTCTGGCTCGGACGTAGCTGTATCTGCTGCTGAATTCGTTCTTGTCAATCCGAGTCTCACTACtcttttgacattggtcAGTCTCAGCCGTACGGTATTCCGGCGTGTCAAGTTTAACTTTGGCTGGGCTCTTGTCTACAATCTTGTGGCCATGCCCATTGCAGCTGGAGTCCTCTACCCTATACGTAGCAATGGTCAGCATATCAGACTGGATCCTGTCTGGGCTAGTCTGGCTATGGCATTGAGCAGCGTCAGCGTAATTTGCAGCAGTCTTCTGCTTAGGAGCAAAGTGCCTGTGGTAGGCTTCACGGAAAAAGTTTGGGCGCCGAGTCATCGGGATAAGGAAACGTCTGAATATCGCGCAAGTAAGCCATTGAATAGCATCAGCGTTGTATAA
- the het-6_12 gene encoding Heterokaryon incompatibility protein 6, OR allele — translation MELSTRFASPPYYQYPALDASKREFRLIRLLTPKPSLIPGYQGTLRVEIIETTTRVESGETCSYNTLSYAWGNESNRPQRTVLVEDRGKTYKLAIYRPLEVALLHLVATSVLDLPLFVDQICTNQGDTIEKAHQVALMKDIYKNCERGVIWLGAASRNSDTWYNYVRERCHDGNGVLCGIINHRLASCMNVFDAVMDLSIEISDQEREDRDAILDMIRLHGDDFPLAGYEDILDRRWFQRLWTIQEGCLPRQLLLACGMQSLCFDCFKAGMFFYSLYNTHWNKNHSGLKSRQEL, via the coding sequence ATGGAGCTATCAACACGGTTCGCCAGCCCACCATATTACCAATACCCAGCCCTCGATGCTTCAAAAAGAGAATTCCGTCTTATCCGGCTTCTGACGCCCAAACCATCGCTCATCCCAGGCTACCAGGGCACTCTGCGCGTGGAAATCATCGAGACAACAACGAGGGTCGAGTCTGGGGAAACCTGCTCCTACAATACGCTCTCGTATGCCTGGGGCAATGAAAGCAATAGGCCCCAACGCACAGTGCTGGTTGAGGATAGAGGCAAAACATACAAACTTGCCATTTACCGCCCATTAGAGGTCGCGCTGCTACACCTAGTCGCGACCAGCGTACTCGACCTCCCGCTGTTTGTGGATCAGATATGCACCAACCAGGGGGATACCATCGAAAAGGCCCATCAAGTCGCTCTCATGAAGGACATATACAAGAATTGCGAGCGAGGCGTCATCTGGCTCGGCGCCGCATCTCGCAACTCGGACACGTGGTACAATTACGTTCGAGAAAGATGCCACGACGGCAACGGGGTTCTAtgcggcatcatcaaccacCGACTCGCGAGCTGCATGAATGTATTCGACGCAGTCATGGATCTGTCCATAGAGATCAGTGACCAGGAGCGCGAGGATCGCGACGCAATACTAGACATGATACGTCTTCATGGCGACGACTTTCCTCTAGCAGGATACGAGGACATTCTCGACCGTCGCTGGTTCCAGCGCCTTTGGACCATACAAGAAGGATGCTTGCCACGACAGCTCCTCTTGGCTTGCGGCATGCAATCTCTCTGCTTTGATTGCTTCAAAGCCGGCATGTTCTTCTACAGCCTGTACAACACTCACTGGAATAAAAACCATTCAGGCCTAAAATCTAGGCAGgagctgtga
- the het-6_11 gene encoding Heterokaryon incompatibility protein 6, OR allele, whose amino-acid sequence MLLRNPNAFGRVMEERRAIHGSNDQKSLYDIVLRYNVNDLEPKIGASMGKDRIFALLGLAADDDEFRKGVCVQYGGTMRTYRDVARLMLKRDVDTLLFNQFPKNLAGLPSWVPDWSMNLVTPLGYSKLTEPEFTAGGEKQTADLSLDEQNGLAIKGTLLDKVVFVGERTYSVSRESFTHPQIDYLDATLFFNEISAVVRDAAFVYNGHSALPLDQEARALQFLRVCDSGLSYWSLAREFGHFEAKERLETCFYVVNFVGESAIKSEESLAAWSITRIYHTIGVVPWYFQAGSEMETLRYWARGPIAMAKLLYEGVQDFLWEMLMLCASSAMVQGISWYIDFTRRFRKIDYKAHKDLTKGPKMPEEWVTKLEQYAAERHSFMHDLVRNAGRRVYRTERGYVGMGPPKIECGDMVAVFHGGTMAHILRPSKDDRGHDEDTAWEYIGETYCDGIMHGEALESGVARRVLLV is encoded by the coding sequence ATGCTTCTTCGCAATCCCAACGCGTTTGGTCGTGTGATGGAGGAACGCAGAGCCATTCACGGGTCGAATGACCAAAAGTCGCTCTATGACATTGTGCTCAGATATAATGTCAATGACCTCGAACCCAAGATTGGCGCCTCCATGGGCAAGGATCGAATCTTTGCACTGCTTGGGCTGGCAGCGGATGACGATGAGTTCCGCAAAGGGGTGTGCGTGCAGTACGGCGGTACTATGCGAACATATAGGGATGTCGCACGCCTGATGCTGAAACGAGACGTCGATACACTTCTCTTTAATCAGTTTCCAAAGAACCTGGCAGGATTACCGTCTTGGGTCCCCGACTGGAGCATGAATCTAGTTACGCCACTCGGCTATAGCAAGCTGACTGAGCCCGAGTTTACGGCTGGGGGCGAAAAACAAACAGCCGACTTGTCGCTCGATGAGCAAAATGGTCTTGCCATCAAGGGCACCCTGTTGGACAAGGTTGTTTTCGTGGGCGAGCGCACGTATTCTGTTTCTCGTGAATCCTTTACGCATCCCCAAATTGATTATCTAGATGCCACTCTGTTTTTCAATGAGATATCCGCCGTCGTACGGGACGCAGCGTTCGTGTATAACGGTCATTCGGCCTTGCCACTGGACCAAGAGGCGCGAGCCCTGCAGTTTCTTCGTGTCTGCGACTCTGGTCTTTCGTACTGGAGTTTGGCAAGGGAATTTGGCCATTTCGAGGCCAAAGAGCGTTTAGAAACATGTTTTTACGTTGTCAATTTCGTAGGAGAGAGCGCGATCAAGTCTGAAGAAAGCTTGGCCGCGTGGTCCATCACTCGTATCTATCATACAATTGGCGTTGTTCCGTGGTATTTCCAGGCCGGCTCAGAAATGGAAACACTCAGATACTGGGCTCGAGGTCCCATCGCAATGGCAAAGTTACTATATGAAGGCGTTCAAGACTTCTTGTGGGAGATGTTGATGCTTTGCGCATCATCGGCTATGGTCCAGGGGATATCTTGGTACATCGACTTCACGCGCCGGTTCAGAAAAATTGACTACAAAGCTCACAAGGACCTAACAAAGGGCCCTAAGATGCCAGAAGAGTGGGTGACGAAACTTGAACAATATGCCGCGGAGAGGCATTCATTCATGCATGATTTGGTGAGAAACGCCGGCCGAAGAGTGTATCGCACAGAAAGGGGTTACGTGGGAATGGGGCCGCCGAAAATTGAATGTGGTGATATGGTGGCTGTTTTTCATGGAGGCACGATGGCGCATATTCTGCGTCCATCCAAGGATGACAGAGGTCATGATGAGGACACAGCTTGGGAGTATATTGGAGAAACGTACTGCGATGGTATTATGCATGGCGAGGCCTTGGAGTCGGGCGTTGCTCGCCGCGTACTGCTTGTCTGA
- the FSL1_1 gene encoding Fusarielin synthase FSL1 gives MSPNRNTSSPIPIAIVGSSCRLPGQSCTASKLYDLLREPRDVRRSFNPDILNLDRFYNKNADAPRSTNIQNKGYLLDEDSRVFNASFFGVSPYEAESMDPQLRVILEAVYKSFESAG, from the coding sequence ATGAGTCCTAACAGGAACACTTCTTCTCCCATTCCCATCGCCATTGTTGGCTCCTCCTGCAGACTTCCTGGTCAATCCTGCACCGCCTCCAAGTTGTATGACCTGCTGCGCGAGCCGCGAGATGTCCGTCGCAGCTTTAATCCAGATATTCTCAACCTGGACCGATTCTATAATAAGAATGCTGATGCACCTAGATCGACTAACATCCAGAACAAAGGCTACCTCCTTGATGAGGATAGTCGTGTATTTAATGCTTCCTTCTTTGGTGTCAGTCCATACGAAGCTGAGAGTATGGATCCCCAGCTCCGTGTCATACTGGAAGCCGTGTACAAAAGCTTTGAGAGTGCTGGATAG